A single genomic interval of Campylobacter sp. MIT 12-8780 harbors:
- the dnaA gene encoding chromosomal replication initiator protein DnaA — protein sequence MDAADILKCFEKEISRNEFENFITPLVLNEKASKADQLIFNAPNELMAKFIQTKYADRISHFYEVQSGNKAKVLIQSISLKNGSKHSLKTPIKHGTSTILNPSYTFESFVVGDSNQYAYATCKAASAKDKLGKLYNPVFIYGPTGLGKTHLLQAVGNACLELGKIVIYATSENFINDFSSHLINKSMDKFHEKYRNCDVLLIDDVQFLGKTDKIQEEFFFTFNEVKEKFGQIIMTSDTPPNMLKGITERLKSRFANGAIADITPPELDTKMAIIRKKCEFNGVSLNNEIISYIATSMGDNIREIEGMITNLNAYSRLINQEITLDIAKSFMKDHIKEQKESIDIDDILSVVCKDFNIKANDIKSNKKTQNIVTARRVVIFLARELTSMSMPQLAKFFEMKDHTAISHNIKKINELIEEKNDLKDKINELKNKILTKIQS from the coding sequence ATGGACGCGGCTGATATACTCAAATGCTTTGAAAAAGAAATTTCTCGTAATGAATTTGAAAATTTTATCACGCCCTTAGTATTAAACGAAAAAGCTAGCAAAGCTGATCAACTCATTTTCAATGCGCCAAATGAACTTATGGCTAAATTTATACAAACAAAATATGCCGATAGAATCTCACATTTTTATGAAGTGCAAAGTGGCAATAAAGCCAAAGTATTGATCCAAAGTATCTCGCTTAAAAATGGTTCAAAACATAGCCTAAAAACCCCCATTAAACACGGCACAAGCACGATTTTAAATCCATCTTATACCTTCGAAAGCTTTGTTGTAGGGGATTCTAACCAATATGCTTATGCAACCTGCAAAGCAGCAAGCGCTAAAGATAAGCTTGGCAAGCTATATAATCCTGTTTTTATTTATGGACCAACCGGACTTGGTAAAACGCATTTGCTTCAAGCTGTAGGGAATGCGTGTTTAGAGCTTGGTAAGATTGTGATTTACGCCACAAGTGAAAATTTTATTAATGACTTTAGCTCACATTTGATAAATAAAAGCATGGATAAATTTCATGAAAAATACCGCAATTGTGATGTTTTACTTATCGATGATGTGCAATTTTTAGGTAAAACTGATAAAATTCAAGAAGAATTTTTCTTCACTTTTAATGAAGTCAAGGAAAAATTTGGACAAATCATCATGACTTCAGATACCCCGCCAAATATGCTTAAAGGTATCACAGAACGTTTAAAATCTCGCTTTGCAAATGGAGCTATTGCTGATATTACTCCGCCTGAACTTGACACTAAAATGGCAATTATCCGCAAAAAATGCGAATTTAATGGAGTAAGTTTAAATAATGAAATTATCTCTTATATCGCCACTTCAATGGGAGATAATATAAGAGAAATTGAAGGAATGATTACTAATTTAAACGCATATTCAAGACTAATCAACCAAGAAATCACTCTTGACATAGCAAAAAGCTTTATGAAAGATCATATCAAAGAACAAAAAGAAAGCATTGATATAGATGATATCTTAAGCGTAGTATGCAAAGACTTTAATATCAAAGCAAATGATATAAAATCAAACAAAAAAACACAAAATATAGTTACAGCAAGAAGAGTAGTGATCTTTTTGGCAAGAGAGCTTACAAGTATGTCTATGCCTCAACTTGCGAAATTTTTTGAGATGAAAGATCATACCGCTATTTCACACAATATCAAAAAGATCAATGAGCTTATAGAAGAGAAAAATGATTTAAAAGATAAAATAAATGAACTAAAAAACAAAATTTTAACAAAAATTCAAAGTTAG